In Acetomicrobium sp. S15 = DSM 107314, the sequence GGGCAGATCTTCGGTTTAGAAGGCTCGCCAACTTGTTTTTTGATGAGGGACTCTGTAGAGTAGGACGTGAGGGTGAGGGTGAATGAGAGGTTAGTGGAGGCTAAAAACACAAAAGACAAAAAATTAGACTCAAAGTCCTGGCCGTTTAACCTGGCTGTTTAAGAGGAAGCTTATTATAAAGATTATTTCACATAGGAGTAATTATATGAAGGCGAGTGGGAGGTTGTATTCATGATGAATTATGATCATCATAGACAAAGACTCCCAAAGAGTAAAGCTTATACTATAAATTGGTATAGTTTTCAAACTCTATTATTGTTGTTAGGCTTTCTTTGTGTTGTGGCGGCAGGAGTAGTTCTTCGTTCCGCGAGAAGTGTTGTCATGCCTTTGGTGATAGCGTGGTTGTTCTCGTTTATATTTAAACCGGCGATACACAAATTGGAAGAAAAAAGAATACCCAGAGGTCTTGCTGTATCTTTGCTTCTTACGCTCTTTTTTATTATTTGTTTATTGGTATTTGCCATACTTTACAGACAATTATTGCCCTTTGTGAATGCGTTTCCGGGCTACTATAGCCGTCTGATAAATATCATAGAAGAGGTTGGCCAAAGAACGGACTTGCCAACGGACTTTTTGGTGGAACTCAACTTGGGAAGGCGATTGACCTCGTTACTTTTTGCACTCCCTGGCAAAACTATCTCCCTTGTGAGTAGCTTTTTCCTAATTATCGTGTTTTTGGTTTTCATATTGCTTGGGACGCCAGCCTTCGCTGAAAAACTTAAGCGTGCCTTTTCTACGACGACAGCAGAGCGAGCCCAACAGATCATTAACGACATATCGCGCCAAATAGGCCGCTATCTGTTTACAACTGTTATTATTAGCGCTTCGACTGGTTTGGCTGTTTGGGCAGCTTTGGTTGTCATAGGTGTCGATTTTGCCGTTAACTGGGGAGTGCTTGCTTTTATATTGAATTTCATTCCCTATATTGGGTCGTTTCTGGCTTCCATCCCACCGATTTTGGTGGCAATCGTGAAGTTTTATCCTGACCTCAAACCTGCAATTACGACGTCCATCACTCTTTTGCTGATACAAGTGAGCATCGGGAACTTCCTAGCTCCTAAGGTCGTGGGAGATGCCCTTAATATCAACCCTATTGTGGTCCTGTTGTCATTGCTTTTTTGGGGTTGGCTGTGGGGCGGAGTTGGAGCTGTATTGGCCGTTCCCATTGCCGTCATTATCAAGATTATTTGTGAAAATATACCTATTCTTCGGCCAATAGCAATTTTCATGGAATCAAGATAACGGAATTGCCATGGTTTATTGGACGCTTTTAAGCTTGGTCTTTAGGCTGCTTTTGCTCTTTATGTTCACTAAACCACTTCCGTTCAAATTCATCTGGACTTAAGCGCTTGAGCGTTGAACGTCGCCTACCTCCTATACAATTTGCCCTGAAGTATTTGAAAATGGCGTTTTGAGGCCTCTTCATGTTGGTTAATTATTCATGCTCGAAGTGACCCGCGTCTGAGAAAAGCCGGAGAGCAGTGTCTGGATTACAAGGTCTTCCTGTTGTTACCCCTGGAACAGGTAGCTCAACAGAGGAACGAAAAAGATTGCAACCTAAGAGAAATGGCTCAATTTAAATGAGCACGCGGCTCGGTTTTAGGTGAACATATAGCTCTCGGCTTTATATTGACATTCACAGTATGATATGAGAATGTCGAAAAGCGGCATAGAAAGATGCTTTTCTATTGCCGGTGGGTTTGAAGTTAAAATATTGGCAATTCCATACACCTGTGATATAAGATATAATCACTGCTTATGGTATTTGATATGTGTCTTTTATATCAAGGAGGTGGATGAGGGTGGTAGAGAGGGAAAGTTTAGCGACGCGTCTCGGTTTTATTTTAGTCTCTGCGGGTTGCGCCATAGGGCTTGGGAACGTCTGGCGCTTCCCCTTTATCACAGGTCGTTATGGAGGGGCTGCTTTTGTCATCATGTATCTGGTCTTTCTCGCCATATTGGGTTTCCCCGTGATGGTGGCGGAGTTTGCCATGGGCAGGGCCAGCAGACGGAACCTGGCAGGGGCCATGCTCGCTTTGGAACCGAAGGGGACGAAATGGCACATCTACGGCTATATCGGCGTATTGGGGAACTTAATCCTTATGATGTTTTATACTGTGGTATCGGGTTGGTTTTTCGCCTACTTCTTCCGTATAGCGATGGGTAGATTTGTGGGTTTAACGCCCGATCAGGTAGGAGCAACCTTTGGCGCGTTTTTAGGCAACACGACGGAGCTCATCGTTTGGACGATCGTTGTAATAGCTCTTGGCTATGGCATATGTGCTATAGGTTTGAGGGCCGGCGTGGAGCGGGCAGCGAAGTTTTTGATGACCGGGCTTTTCTTATTGATGATAGTTCTTGTCGTGAGGGCAATCGCTCTACCCGGCGCTGGGAAGGGTTTGGCCTTTTACCTGAAGCCGGATTTCAGCAAATTCACCTGGGAGGCGGCGTATGCTGCTATGGGCCAGGCATTTTTCACGCTGAGTTTAGGCATAGGCAGCATGCTCATCTTTGGCAGCTATATCGGCAGGGAGCGGTCACTCGCGGGGGAATCCGTTTATGTCATACTCATTGACACGACCGTGGCGCTCTTAGCTGGTTTCATCATATTTCCCACCTGCTTCGCCTTCGGCGTCGATCCGGGCGCAGGGCCGGGCCTGATATTCGTGTCGCTGCCCAACATATTTAACGCTATGGCCGGCGGTCGCTTTTGGGGTTCACTCTTCTTTCTCTTCATGATATTTGCCACCATGACGACGGTCATCGCAGTCTTTGAACACCTCGTGGCCTTCATCATGGACGAATGGCGTTGGAGCAGGGGGAAGGCTTGCCTGGCGTTGAGCATCATAACCTTCATAGCTGCCCTTCCTTGTGCCTTGGGCTTTGGTCCATGGAGCGGCTTTGCCCCCTTGGGCCCCGGCACTGTAGTCCTGGACCTGGAGGATTTCATCGTGAGCTCCAATCTGTTGCCTATAGGCTCGCTCTTGTTCGTCATATTTTGCACGGCGAGATATGGCTGGGGTTGGGACAACTTCATTAAGGAAGCGAACGCCGGCTCCGGCATGAAGTTTCCGATGTGGCTTCGCGGTTACATGACTTACGTTTTGCCCATAGTGATATTAGTGCTGTTGATTATGGGCTACATAGATTTCTTCTCCAAATAGTGCGGTTTACTTATTAGAGTGTTGCCTTGAACTGCTTGACTTTCTTTGCGGTGGGCGTTATATACTCTCGTTTAAGAGAAATGCGTAAGGTAACATACATGAGTGAGGGGGTGGGAGACGGCGAAAAAATAGGTTAGAATATTGTCAAATGAGACCAATACGCAAAGGGGGTTTGAGAAGAGATGAAAAGGATGATAGGTGTACTCATCTGCGCGGCGTTTCTATTGTGTGGTGGAGGATTTGCGCTGGCGGCAGATCAGGAGCCGATAGTCATCGGTTTCAACTTGGAGATGACCGGGCAGGTAGCGGCTTACGGCCAGGCCGCGTGGGAGGGTGCCAACCTCATCAAGGATATCGTAAAGCCCGAAGTCCTCGGCAGGCCTGTTGTATTCAGGCTTCTGGATAACAAGTCGGATCGGGTAGAGGCCGCAAATGCTGCAGCCAGGCTCATCGAACACGATAAGGCTGTAGCCATCATCGGCACTACGATAAGCGGCAACATGCTCGCTGCTGGTGAGGTCTGCGAAAAGAACAAGGTTCCCATCATCGGACCTACCACTACAAATCCGCTGACCACGCAGGGCAAAAAATATGTCTTTAGAGCTTGTTTCATCGACCCCTTCCAGGCCAGGATTGCTGCGACCTATTGCTATCGCGATTTGGGAGCTAAGACTGCTGCGATCCTCTCCGATATATCGAACGACTACTGCGTGGCGCTGGGCAAGTTCTTCCAGGAGCAATTCGAGGCCCTCGGCGGCAAGGTCGTATCAGTGACCTATTGCAAGGCAGGCGACCAAGACTACAGTGCACAACTGACCGAGATCAAGTCCAAGAACCCTGATGTCATTTATATACCTAATTATTATACAGAGGCTGCTCTTGCCATACGCCAGGCGAGAGACCTCGGCATTACTCAGCCTGTCTTCGGTGCCGATGGCATTGCTACCGAGGAGTTCCTTGCGATCGGCGGCTCGGCTGTTGAGGGCGTCCAGCACACCACCTTCTGGCATGAGAAGGCTGCGGTGACCGAGATAGGCAAGAAGTATGTTGAGCTTTACAAGCAGAAGTTCGGCCAGGATAAGGAAGTCAACGTCTTCGGCGCCCTTGCTGCCGATTGCTACCTCATAGTGATGGACGCCATTAGAAGGGCCGGCAGCGCCGATCCTACCGCCGTAGCTCAGGCTATAGAGGATACGGAAAACCTCGAGGTCGTAACCGGGCCGGTAACGATTGAAAATGGCGACGCCATAAAACCCGTGGTCTTCCGAGTGGTCAAAAACGGCAGGTGGGAGTACAGCTCCATCGTATACCCGTAAACTCATCTTTTTTCAAGGGAGCTTTGGCTTGGAGATGGGGCAAGGAGGGCTGGGGGTTACTCCTTGCCCTTTGTTGATTATCTTAGGAAGAAGGTGAACGTGAGTGAACTTGGAGGCCCTCATACAACAACTTATGAATGGCCTGTCGTTGGGTAGTCTTTATGCGCTTATCGCCATAGGATATACGATGGTGTATGGCATACTTCGGCTGATAAATTTTGCCCATGGCGATATATTTATGGTAGGAGCTTATTGCGCATTCTTTTTTGTGGCGATTTTTCGCCTTCCATGGTTTTTGTCTGCCCTTCTGGCCATAGGGCTCACTGCGCTGGTCGGCATGTCCGTCGAGAGGATAGCCTACCGCCCGGTGAGAAATGCTCCGAGGATTTCTGCTCTAATAACAGCTCTCGGCGTGTCGTTTTTTATAGAGAACCTGGGCCTCGTAACCGTCGGCGCTCGTCCAAAGGCCTTCGCGAGGCCGGAAATCATGGCGAAAGTCGTAAAGATAGGGCCTGCCGCCGTTTCTGCTGTCTCGATATGGGTGCCCATATTGAGCGTACTCCTTCTTTTGGCTTTGATGTATGTGGTCTATCGGACCAAGGCCGGCATGGCAATGAGGGCTGTATCCACCGACATCGAGACCACTCGCCTAATGGGGGCGGATGTGGACAGGATAATCTCTTTTACTTTTGCTTTAGGGTCTGCCTTGGCTGCAGCCGGAGGGATAATGTGGGCGTGCAAATATCCTCAAATAAACCCTCTAATGGGCATCTACCCTGGGTGGAAGGCCTTCACCGCTGCGGTGGTCGGCGGCATAGGCAACATAACCGGAGCCATGTTGGGAGGACTGTTGATCGGCATGGTTGAGATAATGACCGTAGCATTTTTCCCAGGCCTTTCGGGTTACCGTGACGGCATAATCTTCACGCTCCTTTTGGTGTTTTTGCTCGTCAAGCCCACGGGCATCCTTGGCGAATCCTTGAAGGAAAAGGTGTAACGGCATGGAGAACAGACGATTGTCAAACCTGCTCACGGCCGTGTCGGTGGGAGTGCTCTTCGTATTTTTGTGGTGGGCCAATAATAATCTCGACCAGTTTACGTTGAGGGTCATGCGCACTGGTGCTGTTTATATAGTAGCTGCGGTGGCATATAATTTGGTTAACGGAATAACTGGACAATTTTCGCTGGGGCCAAACGGTTTCATGGCCATAGGCGGGTATGCCATGGCACTTTTAATGCTTCCGCTGGAACAGAAGAAATTCGTCTGGTTTTTGGAGCCTCAAATGTGGCCCTTCAACTCCTTTTCCCTCTCCGGGGAATTCTTCATTGTGGCGCTCATCGTGGGTGGCCTCTTAGGTGCCTTAGGTGCGTTAACAGTGGGCATACCTTCGTTCCAGTTGCGCGGCGATTATTTGGCCATAGCCACGTTCGGCTTCGGCGAGATCATATTTGTCTTGGCCAACAACCTCATCCCCTTTACCAACGGTCCCCTGGGGATAAAGGGGATACCGGAGTATGCCAATATATATTGGTGCTTCGGTTCCGCCGTGGTGGCTACCCTCTTTGTAAAGAACTTGGTCAATTCAAGCTATGGAAGGGCAATGAAAGGCATAAGAGAGGATGAAATAGCCGCTGAAGCTATGGGCGTGGACATCTTTCGCACGAAGATGCAAGCTTTCCTCGTGAGCGGTTTCTTCGCCGCTGTGGCCGGCGGCCTCCTCGGGGCTCTGGTCACTACGGTTTCTCCCAGCCTCTTCACTTTTATGATGACTTTTAACCTCCTAATAATCATAGTCCTTGGAGGATTGGGCAGTATAACCGGTTCGGTGATAACCGCTTTCGGTTTTGCCGTGGCGATGGAACTGCTGCGAGTTATGGAGGCCCCGATAAACATCGGCCCGATCCACCTGCCTGGCATAGCCGGTATGCGGATGGTCATCTTTTCCATTCTCCTCATAGTGCTCATGATCTTCTGGAGGCGGGGTCTTTTTGGCCAATGGGATTTTTCGTGGAATTGGCTGCTCTCTAAGATTGGCATAACGTCAAAGGCTGCAGAGGCTATTTCGCCAGTCGAACAGAGTGGTTCGTCGGGGTCAACTGTCACTTCCGTTGGAGCGGAGATCCACGAGGATGGAGTGTTAATGAGCCTTCAAAATCTCACAATACGCTTCGGCGGCTTGGTGGCCGTGAGCGATTTTTCCTTGGATATCAAAAAAGGCGAGATAGTGGGGCTAATAGGCCCGAACGGGGCTGGCAAGACGACCATATTCAACATGATAACTGGCCAGTATACTCCGGATTCTGGGCGCATATTCTTTGATGGCAGTGATATAACCGGATGGCGTCCGAATCTCATCGCCAAAGTGGGGATAGCGCGCACCTTCCAGAACATTCGCCTCTTTGGAGAACTGTCCGTGTTGGACAACGTCCTGGTCTCAGAGCACTTAGGGATCAAATCCTCCCTATTGACTGCCGCCCTCGGGCTTCCCAAGTATCTCTCTGAGGAAAAGGAAGCGAGATCGCGGGCCATGGCGCTTTTGAGGCTGGTCGGCTTGGCGGATCTTTACGATGTACAGGCAGGGGCGCTGCCTTACGGTCAGCAGAGGCAGCTGGAGATCGCCAGGGCCTTGGCTACCCATCCGAAGCTGCTGCTCTTGGACGAGCCTGCTGCAGGCATGAACCCGGAGGAAACCAAGAGGCTCATGGCCTTCATACGAGAGTTGCGCGATCGATTTTCCTTGACTATCTTCCTGATCGAACATCATATGGAAGTGGTGATGGGCATATGCGAGCGGATAAGAGTCCTGGATTATGGCGTATCGATCGCGGAGGGCACACCTAAAGAAATACAGACCAATCCGCGGGTCATCGCGGCTTACTTGGGGGAGGAAGAGGGATGATGCTCGCGATAGAAAACCTTCATGTCTACTACGGGGGCATTCATGCCCTTAAAGGGATTTCCATGGAGGTGCCGGAGGGCTCCATCGTTACCCTCATAGGGGCCAATGGGGCCGGGAAGAGTACGACGCTTCGGGCTATAACGGGTCTGATTAGGCCTCGGCAGGGTTCGGTAAAGCTGAAAGGAAGGGACATAAACAGGCTCCCCACACATCAGATTGTTCAGTCCGGCGTGGCTATGGTGCCGGAGGGGAGGAAAATCTTTCGGAACCTCACCGTCAGAGAGAACCTGATGATGGGCGCTTACCATCGCAGCGATGCGTCTGCCGTGCAAAGGGACTTTGAATACGTCATCAGCCTCTTTCCGAGGCTCGAAGAGCGTTTGTCCCAAAAGGGCGGGACCCTTTCAGGTGGAGAGCAGCAGATGCTTGCCATTGGCAGAGCCCTCATGTCTGGACCGTCGCTTTTATGCCTCGATGAACCATCGCTCGGCCTTGCGCCGCTCCTCGTGCGTGAAGTCTTTAAGGCCCTGGAGAACGTTCATGATGAGGGGCGCACCATCTTGCTGATAGAGCAGAATGCGAGGGCAGCTCTAAAGTTAGCCGACTATGCCTATGTCCTCGAGACCGGCGTCATAAAGATGCAGGGAAAGGCGAGCAATCTCTTGGAGAACGAAGATGTCCGCAAGGCTTACTTAGGCGGTTAGTGAAGGGGGGATAGGCCGTGAAAGACCTGCGCGGCAAGAAGCTCATACTCTTGGGAGATAGCGACGGCGTTGCTTCCTCTCTTATGGAAGAGTGCTTTGCCGGTGAAGGAGAGGTCGCCTTTTCTGCGACGGAGTGCTTCCTCTGACGCGGCCTTTTGGCCATGGACTGGCAGGTGCAGTCGAAGGTAAAAGAGATCGCATCCGCCTGCGGCGCCGAAAACGTCGTGGTGGTTTTGGGCGTCCGCGATCCCGAGGCGGCTAAAACTTATGCGGAGACCGTGACTGCAGGCGATCCCACCTTTGTCGGTCCCTTGGCCGGGGTCCCGTTGGGACTCACCGTCTGTCACATCCTGGAACCGGAGGTTATGGAGAGAATTGAACCTTCCCTGAGAGAGAGGCTCGAGGCACTAAAGGGGAGCGAAAGCGCAAGGAGCGCGGCAGATGCCGTAAGGAGGGTCAGAGAGCGATCTGGCCGCCGCGATCCATGAGCGACGTAGAGGTGGCGGGGTTTGCCTTCTGCCTCGCCCATGTGCCGGACCTCGTCAAAGGAGACAATTGCCCCATAGGAGACGCGGTATGGGATTACGATCAGGTTTGCGCCTATGTCCCCAATCAAGCGTGCATAGGCGGCATAGATCTCGAGGCATTGGCGCTACATCCGCGTCCCTGGCGCGAAAACCCCATCTGTAACGCGGGTAGGTGGGGCAAGTTCGGAGAGATTATGCCTCAGGAGGAGTTTCTGGCCCTCTTACAGATATGTGATTCCTTCGGTTTCGTCTCTCTGGAAGAGGTGTTTGCGCAGCGCTCTTTCGAGAAGCTCGCCGCTCATCCGCTAATGAGTGGAAACCTGTTGGCTAAGCTCAGGGATGGGTGTCAGGCGGCAGAAATAGAAGAAAGGGTTCGAAAGGGAGCTCTTCCGATCCGCTCTCGTGGCGAGGTGGTAGGATGTGTACGCGATGGCGGCGATCCTTTTCTTTCCCCGCTCCTTTTGCTCGAAAATCTCTCTTGCAAGGCTATCGGCGCATTGGCCCTCCTGCACCTGCTGTCCGCCGCAGGCCTTTCGCCCGATGATTTGGATTACGCGATCGAATCTTCCATGTGTGCCGCCGGAGACGGGGTCGCCAGAGGATGCGGCGGCTTTGCCAGGGCTTGTGCTGAGGTGCTGGGCTGCAGCAACGCCGGCGGCTGCGATATCAGGGCTTCCGAAGCTGGTCCAGCTGCCGGTGTGATAGCCGGCGCCGCTCAGGTTGCCTGTGGGCTGCGGCGCAATGTGGCTATCATAGCCGGTAGCTCCTTCTCCGAACTACACCGTAGCAGCTTTGAGCTGCGCAAAAAGGGGTTGCCGATGGCGTGTGATTGCATCGGAGGCGTCGCCATCCTCTTAACGCCGGCGGGCGGGAGGTCTCCTATTTTGCGCCTCGACGCCGTCGGCAGGCTTCCTATAGGCGTGGGATCTTCGCCGAGGGTGCTCGTCTCGCACCTGGTCTTTGACCCGCTCGATAGGGCTGGTCTTTCTGCGTCGTCGGTGGACAAATACGCCGTATGTTTGAGCAATCCTGAAATATGCGCCCCGCTCGGGCTTGGCGATCCGGCGGAAGATAGTGTTAAAATGATCGCGGCTTCGGCTTCGATGAGGGGGGAAATCGAGAGAGGAGAGGTGGAGGGTTTTGTAAAGCGACACGGCACCCATGGTTTCATCTCCTGTGGCGGACCGCTCGCCTCCGGCGTCTCCTATCTGGGGCACTTTGCTGAAGCTGCAAGCAAGGGGAAGGCGCGCATCGCAATGGTAGTTGGCAAGGGAAGCCTTTTCCCATCTCGTCTGACAAATCAGGTTGAGGGCGTTTCCTTCATCGTGGAATTTCCTGCGTGAGTAGGTCAGATGAGCCTTTATCTTACTGTCAAAGTTGAATAATATAAGAAAAGAGGGATTCGTCATCGTGGTTAATAAGCTATTGTTGTTGGAGGGCTTCCCCAAAGAGAGGCTTTCGGAAGGTGATATCGCCGAGTTCGGCGAAGCTGCGCGCTTGGCGAGGCAGTGGGTTTTAACCATGACCACAGCAGCCAACAGCGGGCACCCAGCAGGGTCGCTCTCAAGTATGGAGATGTATTTGGTTACCTACGCTGTCTCCAGCTTGCGCCCTCACAATGCCGACTCGCTGGATCGCGACTTCATCGTAATAAGCCATGGCCACACATCACCCGGGGCATATGCGGCGTTGGCATACTATGGCTTCTTATCCCCCGAAGAGCTGTTGGGGAATTTCAGGCGCGCCGGCAGCCCTTTTGAGGGGCACGTGGAGAGGGGGTGCCCTGGCGTAGATTGGGGGACTGGCAACTTAGGCCAGGGCTTGGCCGCCGGCGTCGGTTTTGCCCTCGCCATGAGGGCCAGGGGGGCCAAAAACCACGTCTATGTCCTCATGGGCGATGGCGAACAAGTGAAGGGACAGGTAGCTGAAGCAAGGCGCATCGCTAACAAGGAAAAGTTGGGCTCGATCACTGCCCTTATAGATTATAACCACATCCAGATATCCGGACGAGTGGAAGAGATCATGCCGGCCGATATAGCAACTTTGTGGAAAGCCGACGGCTGGCTCGTCTATGAGTGCGATGGCCACGATGTCGATGCCATCTACAGGGCGCTTCGCGGCGCTGTCTTCGATGGGAGACCTTCTGTCATCCTGTGCCATACGCTCATGGGCAAGGGCGTTTCCTTCATGGAGGGCAGTCCTGAGTTTCATGGGAAGGCCGCCACCAAAGATTTATATATAAAAGCCATGGAGGAGCTGGGTGGCTCTCCCGAGCTGTTGGAGAGGGCGCTCGCAGCGCGCCGCGGGCCCTTGCCCAAAAAGAAGCGCATACCTTCCCCGGCGGTTGCGATCGATACAGGAGAGGTACGCGCCTATGCCGCCGGGGAGAAACTGGACAATAGATCTGCCTTCGGCAACGCCTTGGTCGATGTCGGCTCCTTAAATTATGACAAGGAAGGCCATGCGCCCATCTTGGTCTTCGACTGCGATCTCGCCGGCTCGGTGAAGACGGAGGAGTTCGCAAAGAGGTGCCCCGACTGGTTCATCGAGGCCGGCATCCAAGAGCACGCCACTGCAACGGCATCTGGTGCTGCGTCATGCGCCGGCGTTGTGAGCTGCTTTGCCGATTTCGGTGTCTTCGGCTTGGGCGAGGCTTACAACCAACAGCGGCTGAACGACATAAATGGGGCGAACTTGAAACTCTTTTTGACCCATGTAGGGCTGGATGTGGGCGAAGACGGCGCTACGCACCAATGTATAGACTACGTCGGCCTGCTGCGCAATACCTTCGGCTGGAGGCTCGTCGTTCCGGCCGATCCAAACCAGACGGATCGGGCCGTGCGCTGGGCCCTTTCGGCCGGCGGCAATGTCTGCGTCGCCATGGGGCGCAGCAAAGTTCCCGTCGTCGTGCGAGAGGACGGGTCGCCGTTTTTCGCAGGCGACTATGCCTTCCGCTACGGCGCCATGGAGCTGTTACGCGACGGCTCCGATGGGGCGATCCTCGCTATGGGGGCTATGGTCCACAAGGCCATCGAGGCATGGGAGAGCTTGCGCGCCTCCGGTTGCAGCGTCAAGGTGTATAGCGTATCATGCCCGCTTGAGCTCGACGATTCGGCCTTAAAAGATGCCGCAAAGACGGGCCTGATTGTCACCTATGAGGATCACCATGTAAGAAGCGGTATGGGGTCGCTCGTGGCGTTTCGTTTGGCCGAGATGGGCATAACCCCTCCGCTCTTTAAAGCCTTGGGTGTTCATCGCTACGGCGATTCGGGCGCTGCCCCTGAAGTCCTCTCCGCGATGGGGCTTTCCGTAGAACACCTGGTCGAGGCCATTAGGGGGCTCACGATTCAAGGGTGACGTTAAAGAGCGCAAATTACCCATAAGCAAGAGGAGTGAAATATGCGCAAGGTCTTGGTTGTATTGCTTCTGACAGCGCTGATATCGGCAGGGGTTGTTTTCGTCGTTCGGCCGTGGAAAAGTGTGACTGTGGCTGTCCTTTTTCCGGCTTCTGGCGTCGGCGCCCCTTTAGGTCTTTCACTGACACAATCCCTTCTTTGGGCCTTCGATTACTTTAACGAACGGTCTTTTGTCCCCGAATACCGCCCCGTCGTCATAAAGACTGACGACGTAGAGGAGGGTATAAAAGAAGCCATCAATTCCGGTGCCGTCGTCATTGTGGGCGCCTCCACATCCACTTATGCCTCGCGCCTTCAGAAAGCCGCGGACGAAGCCGGACTTTCCGTCATATCGGTGGGCGCGCTTTCGCAGGCGCTGGCCGAAAAGGATAACCTCTTTCGCCCTCACAGCGGAACGGACGAGGCCTTTGTAATGGGCGAAATATTGTGCAAATCCGTTTCGCGCTACGCCGTTTTCGCCTCGGCGCAAAATCCCATATACGTGGTGTCGTTCCTCGATGCACTAACAGCCGGCATGGGTGGCGTGCGGCCGTATGTCTACTTGAGTGCTGACGGCGGGGCGAGCAGAGAGATGCTCTTTTCTGCCTTAGCTGAGATAATGGAAAGCGATGCGGTTGTTTTGGTGCTGCCGGACTTTTCGTCGGCCGTGGTCGTGAGACAGTTACGTTATCTTTACCTCGACATGCCCATTTGGATAGCAAGCTGGGGTGCTACGGCGCGCTTCGCCGAAATCGCCGGGTCGATGGGCGAGGGCGTATGCACGATCGCCTCCTGGAGGCCGGATGCCTTGGAAGCTTCGCATCCTTTCGTACAATACGTCAGGAGGCTTTATGGAGACGAATTGGACCCGTTCCCTCTTACGTTGGCTTATGACGCCGTAGCCATGCTCGACGAGGCTATAAGCAGAGGAGAAATCGACAAAGTCAGCATAGCGAAAGAGCTCGGCGAGATTCGCAGCGTAGTTGGCATAAATGGCCCCTTTGTGGTGGACGAAAACGGCGATGGTCATCCTCCCCTCTATCTCCAAGAGGTTTCAAAAAGGCGCTGGCGCCTTTTGGAGGTCTTATCGCCATGAGCTTGCGGCGCCTGATACGCATCACCCTTTGTGTGTCTTTGATCGTCCTGTCTTTGGCCTTCGCCTTTTCGCTCTATAACACTATCAGGCGGTTCGGCGTCGCGGC encodes:
- the grdA gene encoding glycine/sarcosine/betaine reductase complex selenoprotein A; the encoded protein is MKDLRGKKLILLGDSDGVASSLMEECFAGEGEVAFSATECFLURGLLAMDWQVQSKVKEIASACGAENVVVVLGVRDPEAAKTYAETVTAGDPTFVGPLAGVPLGLTVCHILEPEVMERIEPSLRERLEALKGSESARSAADAVRRVRERSGRRDP
- a CDS encoding DUF5940 domain-containing protein, coding for MSDVEVAGFAFCLAHVPDLVKGDNCPIGDAVWDYDQVCAYVPNQACIGGIDLEALALHPRPWRENPICNAGRWGKFGEIMPQEEFLALLQICDSFGFVSLEEVFAQRSFEKLAAHPLMSGNLLAKLRDGCQAAEIEERVRKGALPIRSRGEVVGCVRDGGDPFLSPLLLLENLSCKAIGALALLHLLSAAGLSPDDLDYAIESSMCAAGDGVARGCGGFARACAEVLGCSNAGGCDIRASEAGPAAGVIAGAAQVACGLRRNVAIIAGSSFSELHRSSFELRKKGLPMACDCIGGVAILLTPAGGRSPILRLDAVGRLPIGVGSSPRVLVSHLVFDPLDRAGLSASSVDKYAVCLSNPEICAPLGLGDPAEDSVKMIAASASMRGEIERGEVEGFVKRHGTHGFISCGGPLASGVSYLGHFAEAASKGKARIAMVVGKGSLFPSRLTNQVEGVSFIVEFPA
- a CDS encoding transketolase, producing MVNKLLLLEGFPKERLSEGDIAEFGEAARLARQWVLTMTTAANSGHPAGSLSSMEMYLVTYAVSSLRPHNADSLDRDFIVISHGHTSPGAYAALAYYGFLSPEELLGNFRRAGSPFEGHVERGCPGVDWGTGNLGQGLAAGVGFALAMRARGAKNHVYVLMGDGEQVKGQVAEARRIANKEKLGSITALIDYNHIQISGRVEEIMPADIATLWKADGWLVYECDGHDVDAIYRALRGAVFDGRPSVILCHTLMGKGVSFMEGSPEFHGKAATKDLYIKAMEELGGSPELLERALAARRGPLPKKKRIPSPAVAIDTGEVRAYAAGEKLDNRSAFGNALVDVGSLNYDKEGHAPILVFDCDLAGSVKTEEFAKRCPDWFIEAGIQEHATATASGAASCAGVVSCFADFGVFGLGEAYNQQRLNDINGANLKLFLTHVGLDVGEDGATHQCIDYVGLLRNTFGWRLVVPADPNQTDRAVRWALSAGGNVCVAMGRSKVPVVVREDGSPFFAGDYAFRYGAMELLRDGSDGAILAMGAMVHKAIEAWESLRASGCSVKVYSVSCPLELDDSALKDAAKTGLIVTYEDHHVRSGMGSLVAFRLAEMGITPPLFKALGVHRYGDSGAAPEVLSAMGLSVEHLVEAIRGLTIQG
- a CDS encoding ABC transporter substrate-binding protein; its protein translation is MRKVLVVLLLTALISAGVVFVVRPWKSVTVAVLFPASGVGAPLGLSLTQSLLWAFDYFNERSFVPEYRPVVIKTDDVEEGIKEAINSGAVVIVGASTSTYASRLQKAADEAGLSVISVGALSQALAEKDNLFRPHSGTDEAFVMGEILCKSVSRYAVFASAQNPIYVVSFLDALTAGMGGVRPYVYLSADGGASREMLFSALAEIMESDAVVLVLPDFSSAVVVRQLRYLYLDMPIWIASWGATARFAEIAGSMGEGVCTIASWRPDALEASHPFVQYVRRLYGDELDPFPLTLAYDAVAMLDEAISRGEIDKVSIAKELGEIRSVVGINGPFVVDENGDGHPPLYLQEVSKRRWRLLEVLSP